The Manihot esculenta cultivar AM560-2 chromosome 8, M.esculenta_v8, whole genome shotgun sequence genomic interval tAGCGCCCTTCTTTACTGTTCTAAGATAGACATTAGTGGCATGTTAAGCTTCATCCAGTTCCATCTTTATATTCATTCAGCACCCAAATCAACTTATTTGCTTTTAAAGGATTCATCTTAGAGGAAATTATGATTGGAAGTGTGTTATTACTTCCCAAAAATACATATTTCAAATGAGCTGGAAGTATTTTCAACTCAAGTTTTGGTTCCTTGTAGCTCAAAGTGTCTAATAAATAGATTATTTCTATAATTTCTTCATTGAATTGCGATATGCTATTGTCAAGGCTGTCCATTGTCAAGTTTTGGATTAAAACTACCTCCAACTTGTCTTTCTTGCTTAATTCAAACGCTTCTTGAACGAGAGGATCAACTATATCTATGCtgtaaagagaaaaattatcagCATAATACTTTATTGTATCATAGACATTAAAGTTTACCTCTTCTCCATCAAACTTCATTGTTAGCGTGCCTTCGTGCATGTCGAACTTCATTCTAGCTGTGCTAAGGAATCGTCTTCCTAGCAATAAATCTGTAGAGTTGGATGAACTATCATCTTTCATGTCCAAGACAAAGAAGTCTACtaggaaaattaatttttccactTGGACCAAAACATCCTCCAACATGCCTTTAGGATAAACTATTGATCTATCGACGAGTTGGAGTATGATATTTGTTTGTTTCAAAGGACCTGCATCCAAAGACAAATTAACTgacagaggcataacatttatggaagttcctaaatcacacattgctTTCTTGACTTCAAGGTTTCCAACTTTACATGATATTGCAAACATGTCTTTATCCTTATATTTTTGTGGAATTTTTCTTTGAAGCACAGCTGACACATTCTCCCCTACTTTGGTCTTTTCGTGTccatacaattttattttattagtgcaaaggtcttttagaaatttcacaTACCTAGGTATTTGTTTTATGGTTTCACGAAGGGGTATGTTTACTTGGACTTTGTGaaaaatctccaagatctctttttattctttttctctttttgattgaGCAAGTCTTCCAAAAAAAGGAGATCGTGTTACCTAAATTGGGGGCTACTTACCTCTGATTTTTGGGGTTGGTTCTCTACTAGAATCTCTATTTTTGCTTCTGCCATCAGGTTTGTCAtactgccttgggcaagcctctTAGGGCTGGCAGATTCTAATTCTTTTTCGCTTCTGCGTAATTGCACTTGCGTTCTAGTTTGGATTTGGCATGGTTTGGAGGGCAATTTCCCTTGAGATTCCAGCTTGCTCACTGATATAGCAAGTTGGCTCATTTGATTCTCCAAATTTTGTATGCTCAATTTCATTTTCTGTTGAAAAGCAAGAGTGCTATTAGCAAGGGAttgaaaaatatcttttatagaCATACCTGATTTTGCAGCTTGATAGTTTGCTATTGGCTAGTAGTTTTgctgtctattcccatagctaagGTTTGGATGATCTCTCCACCCGAGATTTTAGGTACTTGAAAATGGATCATACTTCCTTTATTGTCTATTaaatcctccaatggcatttacCTGTTGCTCACCTTCTTGAAGGTATGACACATAGCTGTGGGATGGTCGGCTTGTTTGCAAATACCACAGATTCGTATATTATTTCCTGTAGCCAATAGTTGAATTGCAACGATAAGTTatgaaattttagaatctaaagatgcaatacttacCTCATTCGTATTCCTAGGAATGTCTTCATCTCAGCCATACTGTCTAGAATTGGCAGTTAATTTCGAGATTAAAGTTTTACCTTCTTCAGATTCTATTTTCACAATGGCTCCTCTACTAGCAACATCTATTATTCTActttctaaaggcaaaagtctTTTGCAGAAGTGAAGGTTGAGTTGTTTTGGAGTGATTTCATATTTTGGACAACTtacaattaatttcttataacgttcccaatattcatgtagggtttcattttttctttgtttaatttcacttatttcttttcttataGATGATACTTTAGTTCCAAGAAAAAAACCTTTCTAagaataagtctctaatttgcACTCAAGTGGTGATTGAACCTGAAGGCAAAAAGTAGAGCCAATCCTTAGCAGATTCAATCAAAGTAAGAGGAAAAGCTACTAACCTTATTTGTTCGTCAGTTATTCCCAGTGGTCTCATACTTGAAGAAACCATGTAAAACTCTTTCAGATGACGATGGAGTCTTCATTCTCTAATCCTTggaattttgataatatatgaATCATACCTGTTAACAATTCCAGGGGTGCATTCAACACtgggtatgtgatgcaaaggGTTGTTCTTTAGTAGTAGCTACGACTATAGTGTCTCTTCAGTTGGTGTCAGTTGGAGGCTTGGTTGGTACTGAAGATGTGGTGTCTTCAGTTGGCAGAGGGGATTGGACAGGTGGTTGAGAGGCTCCCGAATTAGCCTGTTTTTGCAACTTAGTTGTTTTTCTCAACCTTTTTGCAGTCTTTTTGATTtctgaatcaaactgaattttgcTATTTCTATATCtagtcataaaaataaaaatacaaataaactGTTAAAGGTCCCCAGCAATAGTGCCAAAATTTGATGGGTGTCGAGTCCGTCAATTAAAACTTATTTCCCTTTCCTTGATTTAAAAGAATTTGTAGATAGGGCAAATGAGtgtcgatcccacagagaccttaactttgtttaatttagatgactagtagaataagaaaaatagtttaaaacaaaaagagagaagaagagaattgTTGTTGGGAGAAATTGATTTTGACTTGGGCAAGCCAAAaactttaaagaaaaaaaacaatgCAATTAAGATggtgaaacaaataattaaattaaaattcagttgaaggtaatcaaattgaggggttggtagttgatcattgattagaaagacaattcattttattatctattatttggttataatgttcaaacacgtgaatcccaccaattcttacttatgattaaattaattcgctacgcgcttaaattaattcctatttAACTAATAACTccaacacgcgtgtagatttaattagttaactgcTTTAAGAGATAAGAACTCAAACTTGATCTCTAATAACAtgcgaattatttaaatcaaatcaattaatttcttaatataaacgaatatgctaattgctacttgttactaacccaattaaacaattacggatttaattgggttaattagTAATATGTTGTCTTTTCAGAAGACTCAATAAACCCCTTGAATTTCTAAGaggacaacaatggaggtggtgttcctcaaaaataaaaattaattgaaaacagAAATAAGATAAAGAAAAGTTAAGAACATAATCTCATAACTTGAATAAACCTCAATTTtgattaaccttcaactgaagaGAAGTGTTTAGCCTTTAAGagccataataaaattgcaaagaactaaagaaaagagaagagggAGGCGGCTAGGAGGTGGCCGAATATGAGAgaggagaagaaaagaaaaaatatatgatgCCTAGGTTAATTCTTGGACAGCCTTTATACAGAATTTTTCccaataaaaagataaatattcacaatttaaaataaactctactacTTTTATCTTATTCCAATCCTAATCTAATTGTATTTGTTTCAATATGAAACTGATATGATCTCTGTGCAGCTGGAAAAATTGGGATTACAGCTGGAAAATTCGAATTCTGAAATCTGTTCGTCACTTTGGGCAAGGCTGTAACCCCCCAGTCAGAAAATCTTCTAATTCAacctctttttattctttttcttactttcTGCTCAAAAACCTGTTCCAAAtcaaattttaagtaaaaatcaattatttacatcaaaatcatagcaaaatcatgtaatttaataatgaaaaagtggtgagttttgcaactcatcagttaGGGTCGGATTTATACCTATTACATCCTCTAGATACTAAGCAAAGATGGTCATTCTATGTGTTAGTAAATTCACCAAGTTATCTTTTACTATGCTACTTAATGCAGTTCCAAAACACACCTTATCTACTTCTAAAAGGATCTCTTCCATCGGGTTTACTGACTTTGGCTTCATAAGAGAGTCTGGTTTTTCTAGTAGATTAATTGGAATTGTTGCTTTTTCGAGGCTTTTCATAGAGTGCCCTAGCATTATTGTGCTGACTTCTGGCTGCCTCGAACAATTTTCAATCTCCCTAGAGCTAGCAACTTTAAACACAGAGCATCCATGTTAATTACTATTCCGTGGCAATTTAAGACCAAGCGACCGAGTATTACATTATAAGTGAGTGGAATGTCTACCACCATGAATTCTACATATAGGTTGCTTGTGCTTTTCATCCCCTAGCACAAGCGGAAGATTAATGGTGCTAAGCACTGCAATAGTTTTGTCCCCTAGCCCCACTAACTAGTAGGAGAATTTAGTaagattatttttatctaaatctAATTTATTGAAAACTTCTAAAGTGAGAAGGTTAACGGAGCTACCTATGTCTACTAAGACTCACCTTATATCATACCTGTTCAACCAAACACTTATGACTAAAAGGTCATTGTGCAGAGTTTCTGTCACCCCATCAGTTGGTCCAAATTTTACCTCTTGTTTCGTACATGGTTCTTATTCTACAGAGAAAACATTCTCAAGAGCGTGCTTGTTCTTCCCTTCACAATTGCTAAGGCCTCATGCAATCACATTTACAACCCCAACGGGTTCACTATTAATAGTATTTTCTGATATTCTTACCTCAAGCTCGAGCCTCTTGTCCTTTCTGTCTTTCCTGAAAAACTTCCGAAGAGTGTCATCCCTTATCAGTCTTTCAATGTCGTCCTTCAATTGTTGGCATTCTTCAGTCATGTGCACGTGATCCTTGTGAAAGCAGTAGTATTTTGTTTTGACCCATATGATCGCTTTATCAGGATTGAGCTTAGAAGGCCATCTAACCTCTTTATCATTCTTCCTAATCCACATCAAAATATGGGTGTGTGAGAGTCATTTAATGTAATATAATTCCTATATTTACCTCAATCTTTCTTCCTTCGTGACATGAGATCATTCTTCTGATTTCTTTCATAGCCTCGCCTTTTAGGTTTCTGGATTTTACTCTAACTTATCTTCTTATCATCTCTTAGTGTATGGACTTTATCATCCAATCATATGTACTTCTAAGCCTTCTCCATCAACTGCTGATAGGTGGCTGTTGGGTTCTTGATTAATGAATCTATGAACTTTATATTGTGAGTCCCCTTCTTCAGTGCCTCATAGGCtatttcatgatttaattcttcaaTATGTATCCCTTTAGTATTGAAACATGAGAtgaaactccttaaagactcacccTCGCCTTGCCAGATCTT includes:
- the LOC122724441 gene encoding uncharacterized protein LOC122724441, whose product is MSIKDIFQSLANSTLAFQQKMKLSIQNLENQMSQLAISVSKLESQGKLPSKPCQIQTRTQVQLRRSEKELESASPKRLAQGSMTNLMAEAKIEILVENQPQKSETKVGENVSAVLQRKIPQKYKDKDMFAISCKVGNLEVKKAMCDLGTSINVMPLSVNLSLDAGPLKQTNIILQLVDRSIVYPKGMLEDVLVQVEKLIFLVDFFVLDMKDDSSSNSTDLLLGRRFLSTARMKFDMHEGTLTMKFDGEEVNFNVYDTIKYYADNFSLYSIDIVDPLVQEAFELSKKDKLEVVLIQNLTMDSLDNSISQFNEEIIEIIYLLDTLSYKEPKLELKILPAHLKYVFLGSNNTLPIIISSKMNPLKANKLIWVLNEYKDGTG